The genomic interval GAGATATGGAAGATCATATAACAAAGATGTAATAAACTTGGAGCATTTAGATAGACTGAACAAAGACTCTTAGTTTACCTGTGAGTGAGGTGAGTCCCATGCAGCTGGCAGCCATGATGACTCCTATCACAGCAGCAGCGTCCTCCAGCAGAACCACGTTGGTACTGGGGTCTCGACTCTGCATCACTGGACACATTAAACATTCAAGACCACATTTACATCTGGAGTTGTAAGTAATATGTGGCTGTATTAAACAAACATGGGATTCTGTTAAAAATGCATCAGCAGCTACTTGATAACAATCTGATTTCTTACTTATCTTTCAGTATATTGAAATTAACTTGACCTCTGAGCACTACAGGTGCAAGTGGCAACAAAGCACTGACAGATTATTTGTGCACATACCATATTCATAAAATGTCACTCCATGCTTTAGGGCACTCTTCTTTATCTCATTGATGGCGACAAGTAACGTGGctgagaagagaaacaaaaagaggTGTTAAAAAACTGTTCTGTCAAAACATCATCAAAACGTcgattataatttatttttttaataacgcACCTCCTTCAGACACCAGAGAGCCGGCCAGGATACAGTAAGCCtggaacacagacacaaaacatgaTGCATCACAGTCATCCTGTATTTTTCTTGTACTATGGACAGGAGCTGAGCCAGCACTCACCCATAACAAGGATTCGATGGGCCCTGGGTGCAGCAGCCCCATGATGCCGTGGTACCAGGAGAGGCCGGCTCCCATCATAAAGATGCCCACGCCGCTGATGAGGGAGGCGATGTAGCGCATGTTGGAGAAGCCAtacctgaaaaacacaaagaggctcAGTAACAGCTGACTTCAAGGGGCTGTCATTATAACCTCTGCCAAAGATGATATATTTTCACCCCTCTGTCGGTTTTTAGGTatatttgttagcaggattacataaAAATGATGCCACTAATTTAAACCTGATGGAGGGGTGTGGCCTGAGAAGAAGCCCTTAAATGCTGCTGCAAATGATTAaaaggcagatccaggaattttaaCTTAGCATTACGACAAAGACATTATTTTGGTTATCAGACCacttatatttttgttttcatatttcatatggTGTTTTGATAAATCAATATCCTTTGGACACCAGCCATTGTCCTTGCAGTAGTTGAATAAGGGGCGGTGCTTACGGGTGCCCGGCGTCGGGGTTGCGGATGGACTGGCTGATTCCCAGGGCGAGCAGACCTTGGTTGCAGGTGTCGGCCAGAGAGTGGATGGCCTCGGAGAACATGCTGGCCGACCCCGTGTAGACCCAGGCCAGGAGCTTGAAGAAGAAATTCAGCCCATTGCTgaggataaagaaaaaaagtcaatggttgtaaaggaaataaaaaacacacaactagaTTGTGGCTCCTAATAGTGTTGACAAACTTTACATATGGTCACATCACAGATGTTATTTTGTGGATTGATGGTTCACACTCATGCTTGTAACTTACATGTAGACAAGTGAATGCAGCCAATTTTGTGTGGAAGCCTTCTGAATTCACAAGAATTTATAAGAAAGTTTCtcttatttataataattgtaatttaaTACTGTCATTTTAGTGAATAACAGCTTTTACACCAAAAGTTGGCATCTCCTGTAACGAACAACCAACTAAATGAGTCCCTGGGTGCATGAGTGCATCTTTGTTCAATGAAGGAGTTAATCTGCTGTTCATGTGACTGGCACATGTCCTCTAACACAATCATCCTAATCCAATAGGCAACAGGACCTCATGTGAGACCGGAGCAGTTCCCAAATACAATAAACGCCTTTATCTCTAAGATCTTTACTGGTGAAAAACGTTCAATCTTTTTGGTTAAGTTTCCCAAACACGACACTAATTTATCCGACATGCTTGTAGTAACCCTGCTGAGAACAGACACCCAGTTTCCCTCTTTAATCCAATatcttctgctgtgtgtgtgtgtgtgtgtgtgtgtgtgtgtgtgtgtgtgtgtgtgtgtgtgtgtgtgtgtgtgtgtgtgtgtgtgtgtgtgtgtgtgtgtgtgtctgtgtgtgtgtgtgctacagcATTCAGATAAACTGGTGAGTGTGAAAACGTACATGCAAATAGCGACCATGACCACCTTCCCTGGCCCTTGTAGAAAAGTCCCCCTCTTGCCTGATCGAGGCTTTGATGAAACAGAGAAACCAGAAGAGAAAAGTGAAATTCAGATATTAAGTTGAAAACAGAAATAGGTTTGACCAGTGCCTGAATGGTTCATACAGGTTATGTTCCCAGTGAAAGGGATTCCCTGTCCTGCAGTCAATGTAGTTTGTATAATTGACATTATCTAATGAGTAGAGTTCAGATTATAGACTATGATATAGCAGAGGAATGCAGAACAGTGCAGTATGGTCACTGTTGGAACATCAGCTTGTACAGTAAagagggtctctctctctgaatgaaAACAGATAGTGACATTGACATATAAAAGCATTGACATCTGTTAAAGGGACAAAGGTCACACAAACACCACCTGCTGTGATTAGAGAGACTTGGACGTGACTACAGGACGATCCAGCTCACTTTCTCTTACACATGAAGCCTGCCTTTATGTGATATCATCAGACAGAATGACAGGTAATAGTCAAAGAGCTCACCTTCGTGTTTCCCCAGAAGTCTTTGTATTCCTTCAACAACTGTTGGTTCCGAAATACATCTGGAGATCAAGATTAAAAATAAGTCAATGAAAGAAATGCACACAaacccaaaaaacaaacaattacaGCAGAGAAACAGTTTGGTAAAGTTATGTGCAGCAGTTCAACATTTTGAGAGTAAATCAAATATTGTCGGAGTTtaacaatacaataatacacttttttattttgtacttttctttAAGCTACAGTGCttaacagaaagaaaatagGGAATTCACAACATTTTTACTTGTACAATGagataataaaaacattgattggTGTGACCTTGTGGTTTAGGAAATTGTGATGGGTACTTTTCACAaacaattaattgattaatcaagaaaataattggaGGATTACGAGATTTTAAAAGTTATCATTATTGGAAGGCCAACAAGTTTTAGCAGATtcagatgagaagattgataccgTTATTCCTTCAACATCTGATTAGCTTAGTTTAATAGACTGGACTGACTTCTCCCACTCTCCGTCAGAAGGTAAATAACCGTATTtctcaaaatgttgaacttttgCTGAAGACAAAATCTTTGTTCTTACTGCATGATCAAAATGGAAACAAAACCTACTCTcttgattctctctctccacttctttCCTGATATTTTTCTCTCGGGCTAAAGCTTCCTGGCTTCCCCACACGTCCAGTGCTCTGACAGTCACAAAGAGAAATAGGTGAATTGACAGAAGTTGGAGAGCAAGGTGATGAAAACTGGAGATTCAAGCAATGATACTGTGAGCGGATGTAAAGATGGAGGTTGTTGAACTAACTTGGCTTCGACATCTGAGCGCAGGAACACAGTGAACGCCTCTGTGTCGTCGTGGGGGCTGCGTCTCCTGATCTTCCGAAGGTTCTCCACGTCACTGTGAACACATGAGGGGAGGGGGTGAGACAAAcatgcaggaagtgaagaccTCTGTTAAATGATGTGAAGCAGCCTTCAATTAGTTAACCACATGTTTAGTGATTAACTCTGAGGAATTGATGTCATGGTTTGGCAGCATCTCAGCCAACactgaacagaggaggagaattttaatcCTTTCACTCACTTACCTTGGTTTGAGGCAGAACTCATTCATGGCTCTGACTGCCGTGATGAAGTTGTTCTGAGTGTACTTGGCTCCATATTCCCGTTTTTTCAGCACTGCCCGAACTGCACAggacaataaaaagaaataaaagattcagagtttacatttgaacacattAGTCTTCAAACTTCTGCCAGACAGAAAATTCTACCCACAGAAACACACGGTTCAGGTTATGAGTACTCTACAAAATGATGTTTAGTTTCAAGGACGTAGAAATATTGTTCTTTACCTTTCACTTGAATGGTCTCAACCGTAGATAGGCTCGGAGGTGAGAAagctaaacagacagaaatagaCGAGTCAAGAAAATATATTCAGCAAACTGATGATGAAAGTTCGCTGATCAGAACTTTGGTCATAAAGAAGATGAAACTAAGGTTTCTCAGGGTTTGTGTTGACAAAGGATGTAATAAGAGGTTTTCACACCTTTAACAGAGTAAATAGTAAACACAACAGTACACAAAACAAAGACGCAcaaactgacagacagacactgaaTTTCTTGCGGTCCATAAAAACATTAGTTTGTTACCTAATAAAGGCGGGGGGACTTTTGCGGCACCTGGACCGGTCGTCTCGTTTGACGGAGCATCACCGGAGGACACTTTGGGAGGACCGTCTTTACTGTCACCGGATGAAGAGTAGTACTGCACCTTCCCCACTCCTAAAGTGGCAATCCGGCCGTCTGGCAGGCCGAACCACAGGCTGTGTGTGCTTCTGCTCTGCCAGCCTGTGCAACACAATGTGTGATGACTGTGAGCTTTGTCAACCCCTGCAATGAAACACAACAAGAGGGTTCAGGAGAAAGAAGACGAGAGCTGCAACTAACTTCTATTACCTCCACctaggaagttatgttttcacccctgtacTTCTGTATATCTGTCACACAAAAACACTAacattaacattgtgagattgggaTAAGGGCTTTTTTTTGGGGGTTAATTTCACAGATTTCCTTTAATCATTTATACAGATCTAGCAGATTTACTTAAAATGTGGTGTCATAAGAGGCCTTGGCAGAGTTAAGTTCTCTACTGAGTGTCTTTGATATTTATCAATCATTTTATCGGTCAAAGAAACAACTTGGtcaataaaacaggaaacacgttCTCAAAACCTTATGT from Limanda limanda chromosome 10, fLimLim1.1, whole genome shotgun sequence carries:
- the slc30a9 gene encoding proton-coupled zinc antiporter SLC30A9, mitochondrial, with amino-acid sequence MIPSLAHRPWPVLCRVSLQHRASLAPRSPGFPLLSSGVDKAHSHHTLCCTGWQSRSTHSLWFGLPDGRIATLGVGKVQYYSSSGDSKDGPPKVSSGDAPSNETTGPGAAKVPPPLLAFSPPSLSTVETIQVKVRAVLKKREYGAKYTQNNFITAVRAMNEFCLKPSDVENLRKIRRRSPHDDTEAFTVFLRSDVEAKALDVWGSQEALAREKNIRKEVERENQENVFRNQQLLKEYKDFWGNTKPRSGKRGTFLQGPGKVVMVAICINGLNFFFKLLAWVYTGSASMFSEAIHSLADTCNQGLLALGISQSIRNPDAGHPYGFSNMRYIASLISGVGIFMMGAGLSWYHGIMGLLHPGPIESLLWAYCILAGSLVSEGATLLVAINEIKKSALKHGVTFYEYVMQSRDPSTNVVLLEDAAAVIGVIMAASCMGLTSLTGNPVYDSCGSLCVGTLLGAVSTFLIYTNTEALLGRSIQPDRVQKLTEFLENDPAVRAIHDVKATDMGLSKVRFKAEVDFDGRVVTRSYLEKQDIDQILNEIQQVKTCEELESFMLKHGENIIDTLGAEVDRLEKELKQRNPEVRHVDLEIL